The Macaca fascicularis isolate 582-1 chromosome 11, T2T-MFA8v1.1 genome includes a region encoding these proteins:
- the KLHL42 gene encoding kelch-like protein 42 isoform X2 — protein sequence MSAEEMVQIRLEDRCYPVSKRKLIEQSDYFRALYRSGMREALSQEAGGPEVQQLRGLSAPGLRLVLDFINAGGAREGWLLGPRGEKGGGVDEDEEMDEVSLLSELVEAASFLQVTSLLQLLLSQVRLNNCLEMYRLAQVYGLPDLQEACLRFMVVHFHEVLCKPQFHLLGSPPQAPGDVSLKQRLREARMTGTPVLVALGDFLGGPLAPHPYQGEPPSMLRYEEMTERWFPLANNLPPDLVNVRGYGSAILDNYLFIVGGYRITSQEISAAHSYNPSTNEWLQVASMNQKSHRHDPKLEPGSVQL from the exons ATGTCGGCCGAGGAGATGGTGCAGATCCGCCTGGAGGATCGCTGCTACCCGGTGAGCAAGAGGAAGCTCATCGAGCAAAGCGACTACTTCCGCGCCCTCTACCGCTCCGGCATGCGCGAGGCCCTGAGCCAGGAGGCCGGCGGCCCGGAGGTGCAGCAGCTGCGCGGCCTCAGCGCGCCGGGCCTGAGGCTGGTGCTGGACTTCATCAACGCCGGCGGGGCCCGCGAAGGCTGGCTCCTGGGCCCGCGCGGGGAGAAGGGCGGCGGGGTGGACGAGGATGAGGAGATGGATGAGGTGAGCCTGCTGTCCGAGCTGGTGGAGGCGGCCTCCTTCCTGCAGGTCACGtctctgctgcagctgctgctgtccCAGGTGCGGCTCAACAACTGCCTGGAGATGTACCGCCTGGCGCAGGTGTACGGGCTGCCCGACCTGCAGGAGGCCTGCCTGCGCTTCATGGTCGTCCACTTCCACGAGGTGCTGTGCAAGCCCcagttccacctcctggggtctCCTCCCCAAGCTCCAGGGGATGTCAGCCTGaagcagaggctgagggaggcccGGATGACTGGGACTCCTGTCCTCGTGGCCCTCGGGGACTTCCTGGGGGGACCCCTGGCCCCTCACCCCTACCAGGGGGAGCCCCCGTCCATGCTCAGGTACGAGGAGATGACTGAGCGTTGGTTCCCGCTGGCCAACAACCTTCCTCCCGACCTGGTCAATGTCAGGGGCTATGGGTCTGCCATCCTGGACAACTACCTCTTCATAGTGGGCGGGTACAGGATCACTAGCCAGGAGATCTCTGCTGCGCATTCCTACAACCCCAGCACCAACGAGTGGCTCCAGGTGGCCTCCATGAACCAGAAGAG CCATCGTCATGACCCAAAGCTTGAGCCTGGAAGTGTTCAACTATAG
- the KLHL42 gene encoding kelch-like protein 42 isoform X1 yields the protein MSAEEMVQIRLEDRCYPVSKRKLIEQSDYFRALYRSGMREALSQEAGGPEVQQLRGLSAPGLRLVLDFINAGGAREGWLLGPRGEKGGGVDEDEEMDEVSLLSELVEAASFLQVTSLLQLLLSQVRLNNCLEMYRLAQVYGLPDLQEACLRFMVVHFHEVLCKPQFHLLGSPPQAPGDVSLKQRLREARMTGTPVLVALGDFLGGPLAPHPYQGEPPSMLRYEEMTERWFPLANNLPPDLVNVRGYGSAILDNYLFIVGGYRITSQEISAAHSYNPSTNEWLQVASMNQKRSNFKLVAVHSKLYAIGGQAVSNVECYNPEQDAWNFVAPLPNPLAEFSACECKGKIYVIGGYTTRDRNMNILQYCPSSDIWTLFETCDVHIRKQQMVSVEETIYIVGGCLHELGPNRRSSQSEDMLTVQSYNTVTRQWLYLKENTSKSGLNLTCALHNDGIYIMSRDVTLSTSLEHRVFLKYNIFSDSWEAFRRFPAFGHNLLVSSLYLPNKAET from the exons ATGTCGGCCGAGGAGATGGTGCAGATCCGCCTGGAGGATCGCTGCTACCCGGTGAGCAAGAGGAAGCTCATCGAGCAAAGCGACTACTTCCGCGCCCTCTACCGCTCCGGCATGCGCGAGGCCCTGAGCCAGGAGGCCGGCGGCCCGGAGGTGCAGCAGCTGCGCGGCCTCAGCGCGCCGGGCCTGAGGCTGGTGCTGGACTTCATCAACGCCGGCGGGGCCCGCGAAGGCTGGCTCCTGGGCCCGCGCGGGGAGAAGGGCGGCGGGGTGGACGAGGATGAGGAGATGGATGAGGTGAGCCTGCTGTCCGAGCTGGTGGAGGCGGCCTCCTTCCTGCAGGTCACGtctctgctgcagctgctgctgtccCAGGTGCGGCTCAACAACTGCCTGGAGATGTACCGCCTGGCGCAGGTGTACGGGCTGCCCGACCTGCAGGAGGCCTGCCTGCGCTTCATGGTCGTCCACTTCCACGAGGTGCTGTGCAAGCCCcagttccacctcctggggtctCCTCCCCAAGCTCCAGGGGATGTCAGCCTGaagcagaggctgagggaggcccGGATGACTGGGACTCCTGTCCTCGTGGCCCTCGGGGACTTCCTGGGGGGACCCCTGGCCCCTCACCCCTACCAGGGGGAGCCCCCGTCCATGCTCAGGTACGAGGAGATGACTGAGCGTTGGTTCCCGCTGGCCAACAACCTTCCTCCCGACCTGGTCAATGTCAGGGGCTATGGGTCTGCCATCCTGGACAACTACCTCTTCATAGTGGGCGGGTACAGGATCACTAGCCAGGAGATCTCTGCTGCGCATTCCTACAACCCCAGCACCAACGAGTGGCTCCAGGTGGCCTCCATGAACCAGAAGAG GTCTAACTTCAAACTTGTGGCTGTTCATTCAAAACTCTATGCCATTGGAGGGCAGGCCGTTTCTAACGTTGAGTGTTACAACCCTGAGCAGGATGCGTGGAATTTTGTGGCGCCCTTACCCAATCCTCTGGCTGAGTTCTCTGCCTGTGAGTGTAAGGGAAAAATTTATGTCATTGGAGGATACACTACCAGAG accGGAACATGAACATTTTGCAGTACTGCCCCTCTTCCGACATCTGGACGCTGTTTGAAACATGTGACGTCCACATTCGCAAGCAGCAGATGGTGTCTGTAGAAGAGACCATCTACATCGTCGGGGGGTGTCTCCACGAGCTGGGGCCCAACCGCAGGAGCAGCCAGAGCGAAGACATGCTCACCGTGCAGTCCTACAACACCGTCACCCGCCAGTGGCTCTACCTCAAGGAGAACACGTCCAAATCGGGTCTTAACTTGACTTGTGCGCTCCATAACGACGGCATCTACATCATGAGCAGAGATGTCACCCTGTCGACCAGCTTGGAACACCGAGTGTTCCTCAAGTACAACATCTTTTCAGATAGTTGGGAAGCATTTCGGCGTTTTCCAGCTTTTGGACATAACTTGCTGGTTTCTTCTCTTTATCTGCCCAATAAAGCAGAAACATGA